One part of the Dysidea avara chromosome 10, odDysAvar1.4, whole genome shotgun sequence genome encodes these proteins:
- the LOC136236969 gene encoding uncharacterized protein — translation MAVEHDVAVNDLIKQTTSCVANLLQSYIFPNYDHQCNPITYFTDIKPGDHLVYRCPNWWPIHFYVDSTMDDGNVLVRSWFLQANDNPLAEQHLISQPGQVASMELGLRTLKEEDIEIKNTSIWTYSDKPFDISEEERRVKEYTMKHGIYDLLTNNSEHFVTFIKTGKSECKKFKPLEHIILQQLIILSGHYGFIPTVLAAIRLGVMKVLASFLEIVSSRVIHKAIEKTTEAVTNIALDVLVVNVSGKGIDQIIEESAKEIIEVLSKEISKSTDGVVSDQVIQNSLEVLCREILTKVICQLAGDDTDNLAKNLTDRIAKEGLDVVTKEVIKTGMENLAKELLQKGIIEIETDFFEYLVEESVAEDDMKEILQTSKMAAIEQLSDEVVKSSTTSTAYHVVKNATKSNITVGVVVEGVFYTAGIVNASQKYYKGEMDGTHFVQYTVEHTASAGGSLAGGIGGSLAGAAAGASIGSIFPVVGTTIGAGVGGFIGAMGGGVGGSLAGLGMGKMINWMWK, via the coding sequence GCTGTTGaacatgatgtagcagttaATGATCTAATCAAACAGACAACATCATGTGTGGCTAACTTGTTACAATCCTATATCTTCCCTAATTATGACCACCAGTGTAACCCTATCACATACTTCACTGACATCAAACCGGGAGACCATCTTGTGTACAGGTGTCCAAACTGGTGGCCTATACATTTCTATGTAGACTCTACTATGGATGATGGTAATGTCCTTGTGAGGAGCTGGTTTCTACAGGCAAATGATAATCCACTGGCTGAGCAACATCTAATCAGTCAGCCTGGGCAAGTTGCTTCCATGGAACTGGGATTGAGGACATTGAAAGAAGAGGATATTGAAATAAAGAACACTAGTATTTGGACCTACAGTGATAAACCTTTTGACATTTCTGAAGAAGAAAGACGTGTTAAAGAGTACACAATGAAGCATGGCATATATGATCTACTGACGAACAATTCTGAACACTTCGTCACTTTTATCAAGACAGGAAAATCTGAATGTAAAAAGTTTAAACCACTGGAACATATCATTCTACAGCAACTTATCATCTTATCTGGTCATTATGGGTTCATTCCAACTGTTCTGGCTGCTATAAGACTTGGAGTCATGAAAGTTCTTGCTTCATTCCTAGAAATTGTATCTTCTAGGGTGATACACAAGGCAATTGAGAAAACAACTGAAGCAGTTACCAATATAGCTCTAGATGTGCTGGTTGTGAATGTCAGTGGGAAAGGAATTGACCAAATAATTGAGGAGTCTGCAAAGGAGATTATTGAAGTGCTGTCTAAAGAAATTAGTAAAAGTACCGATGGAGTTGTGTCTGACCAAGTGATCCAGAATAGCTTAGAAGTACTCTGTAGAGAAATTCTAACAAAAGTAATTTGTCAGCTTGCAGGAGATGATACAGACAATCTTGCAAAGAACCTTACTGATAGGATTGCTAAAGAAGGTCTTGATGTTGTTACGAAAGAGGTGATCAAAACAGGAATGGAAAATCTTGCTAAGGAACTTCTTCAAAAGGGAATCATTGAAATAGAGACTGACTTTTTTGAGTACCTGGTTGAGGAGAGTGTTGCGGAAGATGATATGAAAGAGATACTACAAACCAGTAAAATGGCTGCTATAGAACAACTTTCTGATGAAGTAGTCAAAAGTAGCACAACTAGTACTGCCTACCATGTAGTCAAGAATGCCACTAAATCAAATATCACAGTTGGGGTCGTGGTTGAAGGTGTATTCTACACAGCTGGTATAGTTAATGCAAGTCAGAAGTATTATAAAGGAGAAATGGATGGCACACACTTTGTCCAGTACACAGTAGAACACACAGCATCAGCTGGTGGCAGTTTAGCAGGTGGGATTGGAGGATCATTGGCTGGAGCTGCTGCAGGTGCTTCCATTGGATCAATATTTCCAGTTGTGGGTACTACCATTGGTGCAGGAGTGGGTGGATTTATTGGAGCAATGGGTGGAGGAGTTGGTGGTAGCCTTGCTGGTCTGGGAATGGGCAAAATGATTAATTGGATGTGGAAATAA